From Dethiosulfovibrio faecalis, the proteins below share one genomic window:
- a CDS encoding ABC transporter ATP-binding protein, which yields MIDLIDVTKNFDDQIAVDSLNVSIEKGKITMLIGPSGCGKTTTLKMINRLIEPSGGRIMIGGEDVTDMNPVDLRRSIGYVIQHVGLFPHYTVFDNVATVPRLLGWKEDKISKRVYELLDLVTLDGSYAEKYPLQLSGGERQRVGLARALGADPEVLLMDEPFGAIDPINRTTIQDSFLEVQEEIGKTIVFVTHDINEAIKMGDSVVVMKDGSVVQHDSVSEILDNPSDEFVENLLGHDRTLKALSLRRAKEFVSDRGFFSIVREDTVSQTREALMNRLEGEVTNTAYLTDDGGVLLGRYVLDKGNKKGRISMDYEENCARVERNTSVTDSLSRMLEVGARQLPVVDRGGKLLGAIHLSDVFSQVEGDRR from the coding sequence TTGATAGATCTCATAGACGTAACCAAGAATTTTGACGATCAGATCGCGGTCGATTCCCTGAACGTCTCGATAGAGAAGGGCAAGATAACCATGCTCATAGGTCCTTCCGGATGCGGGAAGACGACGACCCTTAAGATGATCAACCGTCTGATAGAGCCGTCGGGCGGAAGGATAATGATAGGCGGAGAGGACGTCACCGATATGAACCCGGTGGACCTGAGGAGGTCCATAGGGTACGTCATACAGCACGTCGGCCTATTCCCTCACTACACGGTGTTCGACAACGTCGCGACCGTACCCAGGCTTCTGGGCTGGAAGGAGGACAAAATCTCCAAGCGGGTCTACGAGCTGCTCGATCTGGTGACCCTGGATGGAAGCTACGCCGAAAAGTATCCCCTTCAGCTCTCCGGAGGAGAGCGACAGAGGGTAGGTCTTGCCAGAGCTTTGGGGGCGGACCCGGAGGTCCTCCTGATGGACGAGCCCTTCGGAGCGATAGACCCGATAAACAGGACCACCATCCAGGACTCTTTCCTGGAGGTCCAAGAGGAAATAGGAAAGACCATCGTCTTCGTCACCCACGATATAAACGAAGCCATCAAGATGGGGGACAGTGTTGTGGTGATGAAGGATGGATCGGTTGTCCAGCACGATTCGGTATCGGAAATATTGGACAATCCCTCTGACGAGTTCGTCGAGAATCTGCTCGGACACGACAGGACCCTCAAGGCCTTGTCTCTCAGGAGGGCCAAGGAGTTCGTCTCGGACAGGGGGTTCTTCTCCATCGTCAGGGAGGATACTGTCTCTCAGACAAGAGAGGCCCTGATGAATCGACTGGAGGGAGAGGTTACCAACACCGCCTATCTGACCGATGACGGAGGAGTTCTGTTGGGCAGATACGTCCTGGATAAGGGGAACAAAAAGGGGCGTATCTCCATGGACTACGAGGAAAACTGTGCCAGAGTGGAGAGGAACACCAGCGTCACCGACTCCCTTTCGAGGATGCTGGAGGTAGGAGCCAGGCAGCTTCCGGTGGTGGATCGAGGCGGAAAACTGTTGGGAGCTATCCACCTCTCCGACGTGTTTTCCCAGGTAGAGGGTGATCGTAGGTGA
- a CDS encoding ABC transporter permease encodes MISYIAGHGEQIWIAFSSHISLFLSSMAISIILGLLLGIFIATGGGKGLGRSLLTILGASQATPSIAVVAFSFLFVGIGKAPAILALVIYCLVPVVFNVVSGLLGVPGEVVEAARGIGMTRGQILLKVKLPLASEVIMSGVRSAATINIGTATVAAVIGGGGLGDIIFTGLKMQDNGAILVGAGLSAILALIVDFVFAFVERKVVPKGLSQGR; translated from the coding sequence GTGATCTCCTATATTGCCGGTCACGGAGAACAGATATGGATAGCCTTTTCATCCCATATCTCCCTTTTTCTCTCCTCCATGGCTATATCAATCATCCTGGGGTTGCTGTTGGGCATCTTCATAGCCACCGGCGGCGGCAAGGGGTTGGGACGTTCTCTTCTTACTATCCTGGGAGCCTCTCAGGCTACCCCTTCCATAGCGGTAGTGGCCTTTTCATTCCTCTTCGTCGGGATAGGAAAGGCTCCGGCTATCCTCGCTCTGGTAATTTACTGTCTCGTTCCTGTGGTATTCAACGTGGTGTCCGGCCTTCTGGGGGTGCCCGGCGAGGTCGTGGAGGCGGCCAGGGGGATCGGCATGACCAGAGGTCAGATTCTCCTGAAGGTCAAGCTGCCTTTGGCCTCGGAGGTCATCATGTCCGGGGTTAGAAGCGCCGCCACCATAAACATAGGGACCGCCACAGTGGCGGCGGTAATAGGAGGCGGCGGTCTGGGAGATATCATCTTCACCGGGTTGAAGATGCAGGACAACGGGGCAATCCTGGTGGGAGCCGGGCTCTCTGCCATCTTGGCCCTGATCGTCGATTTCGTATTCGCGTTCGTAGAGAGAAAGGTCGTTCCCAAGGGATTATCCCAGGGAAGATAA
- a CDS encoding glycine betaine ABC transporter substrate-binding protein, with protein MNFFSKSASKVLALGIFTLLLTVGASSVSAKEVTVGAKNFTEQYVVGEMMALLVENGGYDVSKKMGTGSSITRTALTSGQIDIYAEYTGTAWPLYLKHDEKVGDPKELYEKVKSEDLERNGVVWLDRSKINNTFALAIRKGDAEKLGTSISELTEYNNSHPEEVVFGIGSEFNERPDGIPGIIETYGIELTTGQRKLMDIGLTFEAIDRGQIDVAMAYPTDGKLVKFDLLVLEDDKKFFPAYNLCVTVRKEFLDANPDVVEILAPISELDNDIMQELNYKVDAVGLPADVVAREYLEEKGLI; from the coding sequence ATGAATTTTTTTAGTAAGTCAGCGTCAAAGGTTTTAGCGTTAGGGATTTTTACTCTGCTCTTGACCGTCGGGGCGTCTTCTGTTTCTGCCAAAGAGGTCACGGTAGGGGCAAAGAACTTCACCGAGCAGTACGTGGTTGGCGAGATGATGGCACTTCTCGTGGAGAACGGGGGCTACGACGTATCGAAGAAGATGGGAACAGGAAGCTCCATCACCAGGACGGCTCTCACCTCCGGCCAGATCGATATCTACGCCGAGTATACCGGAACCGCTTGGCCTCTTTACCTAAAACACGATGAAAAGGTGGGGGATCCCAAGGAGCTTTACGAGAAGGTCAAGTCCGAGGACCTGGAGCGAAACGGCGTGGTTTGGCTTGATCGTTCCAAGATCAACAACACCTTCGCATTGGCCATAAGAAAAGGCGATGCGGAGAAATTGGGCACGTCCATCTCGGAGCTCACCGAGTACAACAACTCTCACCCAGAGGAGGTCGTGTTCGGTATAGGCTCTGAGTTCAACGAACGCCCAGACGGCATCCCCGGGATAATCGAGACCTACGGAATCGAGCTGACCACGGGGCAGAGAAAGCTGATGGACATAGGTCTGACTTTCGAGGCTATCGACAGGGGGCAGATAGACGTCGCCATGGCCTATCCTACCGACGGGAAGCTGGTTAAATTCGACCTTCTGGTCCTCGAGGACGACAAGAAATTTTTCCCTGCCTATAACCTGTGCGTGACCGTCAGGAAGGAGTTTCTCGATGCCAATCCCGACGTGGTGGAGATCCTGGCCCCCATATCGGAGCTGGACAACGACATAATGCAGGAGCTGAACTATAAGGTCGACGCCGTGGGACTTCCCGCCGACGTGGTGGCGAGGGAATATCTGGAGGAAAAAGGACTTATTTAA
- a CDS encoding NAD(P)H-dependent flavin oxidoreductase: MDMPVLKIGKHSPRHPLIQGGMGVLVSGPKLAGAVARSGAIGTIASVGLAAAHPDFTGRNYFEINQKAIKEYLAEAREIAGPNGILAVNCMVALTDYELHVKAACEGGAQIIISGAGLPLKLPEYTKDYPDVALVPIVSSAKAAQLIMRRWKKTCGRIPDGFVVETPLYAGGHLGARDEAMVKDPSLSLEVVVPELVSFLEKEGLDIPVIAAGGIWDREDVLKAFDLGAKGVQMGTRFAATEEGDADIRFKQAYVDATEDDVVIIHSPAGLPGRALRSPMVDRYLNGDVESKPCMANCLTHCRYRKTKETFCIAQALVDAYRGDWEHGLFFCGSNVTKVKSIEKVEDVIRSLFPE; this comes from the coding sequence AAAGATCGGCAAACACAGCCCTCGCCATCCTCTGATACAGGGGGGCATGGGGGTTCTAGTGTCCGGCCCCAAACTGGCTGGGGCAGTTGCCCGATCGGGGGCCATCGGTACCATAGCATCGGTAGGGCTTGCGGCGGCTCACCCCGATTTCACCGGACGCAACTACTTCGAGATCAACCAGAAAGCCATCAAGGAATACCTGGCGGAGGCCAGAGAGATCGCCGGCCCCAACGGTATACTCGCGGTAAACTGCATGGTGGCTTTGACAGACTACGAACTTCACGTAAAGGCGGCCTGCGAGGGAGGAGCTCAGATAATAATCTCCGGAGCCGGGCTTCCTCTGAAACTACCAGAGTATACCAAAGACTACCCGGATGTAGCACTGGTACCCATAGTCAGTTCCGCCAAGGCAGCCCAACTGATAATGAGAAGATGGAAGAAGACCTGCGGCAGGATCCCCGACGGATTCGTAGTGGAGACCCCCCTATACGCGGGAGGCCATCTCGGAGCCAGAGACGAGGCGATGGTAAAAGATCCGTCTTTGTCCCTGGAGGTAGTGGTCCCGGAGCTGGTGTCTTTCCTGGAAAAAGAGGGGCTGGACATACCGGTTATAGCCGCAGGGGGCATATGGGACAGAGAGGACGTCCTCAAGGCGTTCGATCTGGGGGCCAAGGGAGTCCAGATGGGAACCAGGTTCGCCGCAACCGAGGAGGGAGACGCCGACATCAGGTTCAAGCAGGCCTACGTGGACGCAACGGAAGACGATGTGGTTATAATACACAGCCCTGCCGGACTTCCAGGTAGAGCGCTCCGATCCCCCATGGTGGACCGGTACCTGAATGGAGATGTCGAAAGCAAGCCCTGTATGGCCAACTGTCTAACTCACTGTAGATATCGTAAAACGAAGGAGACCTTCTGCATAGCCCAAGCCTTGGTAGACGCCTACAGAGGAGACTGGGAGCACGGACTTTTCTTCTGCGGGAGCAACGTCACGAAGGTTAAAAGCATCGAGAAGGTCGAGGACGTGATCCGATCGCTTTTCCCGGAATAG
- a CDS encoding bifunctional 5,10-methylenetetrahydrofolate dehydrogenase/5,10-methenyltetrahydrofolate cyclohydrolase, whose translation MNNIVMDGRAVSKKAKEAIAAKVLELGKKGIVPSLAVVLVGDDPASKVYAGQKKKNCESVGISFDFRQLPGDTSENELLDLVEELNRDDGVNGILVEMPLPGHISNERIQAAIDPDKDVDGSNPANLGRLMSGLPSLRPCTPQGAMYLMDNYDVEFEGKHAVVVGRSNIVGKPVGMMLLEKNATVTYCHSRTANLTEVLRSADIVVAAVGRPKMITGEMIKPGAVVVDVGINSTEDGIVGDVDYDSVASVAGAISPVPGGVGPLTIAMLLGNVVTSAERRCSES comes from the coding sequence TTGAATAATATCGTGATGGACGGTAGAGCCGTATCCAAGAAAGCCAAGGAAGCTATAGCGGCGAAGGTCCTGGAGCTAGGGAAAAAGGGGATAGTTCCCTCTCTGGCGGTAGTGCTGGTGGGAGACGATCCCGCGTCCAAGGTGTACGCCGGTCAGAAAAAGAAGAACTGCGAATCCGTCGGGATCTCCTTCGACTTTCGTCAGCTTCCCGGAGATACCTCGGAGAATGAGCTTCTCGATCTTGTTGAGGAACTGAATCGAGACGACGGAGTTAACGGTATCCTGGTGGAGATGCCCCTTCCCGGCCATATATCCAACGAGAGAATCCAGGCCGCCATAGACCCCGATAAGGACGTGGATGGCTCCAACCCCGCCAATCTGGGACGGTTGATGTCCGGCCTGCCGTCCCTCCGGCCCTGTACACCTCAGGGGGCGATGTATCTCATGGATAACTACGACGTGGAGTTCGAGGGCAAGCACGCCGTGGTAGTTGGGCGAAGCAACATAGTGGGTAAACCTGTAGGGATGATGCTTCTGGAGAAAAACGCCACTGTCACATACTGTCACAGCAGAACGGCGAACCTCACGGAGGTACTTCGCTCCGCCGATATCGTTGTGGCTGCGGTGGGCCGTCCTAAAATGATTACAGGCGAAATGATAAAGCCCGGTGCGGTCGTTGTCGACGTCGGTATAAACAGCACCGAGGACGGTATCGTCGGCGACGTCGATTACGATTCGGTCGCCTCCGTTGCGGGAGCCATATCCCCCGTTCCCGGCGGCGTAGGGCCCTTGACCATCGCCATGCTTTTGGGCAACGTGGTGACTTCCGCCGAGAGGAGATGCTCCGAATCGTGA
- a CDS encoding helix-turn-helix domain-containing protein — translation MAKKRYITPEEAATTRGVTPATIRKWLREGYIEGIKMGRLWRVIEDGDVEIEKMDKKTETLLVGSLEKLQESMDQITELIGSGGNVQLIRALCTVLPQLEDASDKIRALSEMASQDER, via the coding sequence ATGGCTAAGAAAAGATACATTACACCGGAAGAGGCCGCGACGACCAGAGGGGTGACTCCGGCGACCATTAGAAAATGGCTCAGGGAAGGATATATCGAAGGAATAAAGATGGGGAGACTGTGGAGAGTCATAGAGGACGGCGACGTCGAGATAGAGAAAATGGACAAGAAGACGGAAACCCTGTTGGTAGGATCTCTCGAGAAACTACAGGAATCGATGGACCAAATAACCGAGTTGATCGGATCAGGCGGAAATGTCCAGCTGATAAGGGCATTGTGCACCGTTCTCCCCCAACTCGAGGACGCCTCGGATAAGATCCGAGCTCTCTCCGAGATGGCGTCGCAAGACGAGAGATGA
- a CDS encoding ACT domain-containing protein — translation MYRRIGVLAQDEAGTMVRIASMVLRRGYDLVSFSAERGRDDGLCWCRLEVAEGQERCDRMILQLRRLMETVEVVLFEGASDFERERRSA, via the coding sequence TTGTACCGAAGGATAGGGGTTCTAGCCCAGGACGAGGCCGGAACCATGGTGAGGATAGCTTCGATGGTGCTGCGGAGAGGCTATGATCTCGTCAGTTTCTCCGCCGAGAGAGGCAGGGACGACGGGCTTTGCTGGTGTCGTCTGGAGGTGGCCGAGGGGCAGGAGAGGTGCGATCGTATGATTCTGCAACTTCGGCGGTTGATGGAGACGGTGGAGGTCGTCCTCTTCGAGGGAGCCTCCGATTTCGAGAGAGAGCGAAGGAGTGCTTAA
- the ilvC gene encoding ketol-acid reductoisomerase, which translates to MAKVYYDGDAVSAKLEGKTVAVLGYGSQGHAHAQNLRDSGVSVVVGLHEGSRSAGVAREDGFEVLSVAQSVTKADLVMVLMPDTVQPSVYRESIAPNLKPGMALAFAHGFAVHYHQIEPPEDVDVFMVAPKSPGHIVRRLYTQGKGTPGLLAVYNDATGSAKDLGLAYASAIGCGRAGVIETTFEEETETDLFGEQAVLCGGVTELMKAGFETLVEAGYQPEIAYFECLNEMKLIVDLIYEGGLSWMRYSISDTAEYGDMAAGPRVIGSESRAAMKELLREVQDGSFAKDWILENQTGRPRMKAWRRREASQQLERVGADLRDMMPWLEAKKAPR; encoded by the coding sequence ATGGCAAAGGTCTACTACGACGGAGACGCGGTATCGGCAAAGCTGGAGGGCAAGACGGTGGCGGTGTTGGGTTACGGCAGCCAGGGGCACGCTCACGCCCAGAATCTCAGGGACAGCGGGGTCTCTGTGGTAGTTGGTCTTCACGAAGGCAGTCGCTCCGCCGGGGTGGCCAGAGAGGACGGTTTCGAGGTGCTCTCCGTGGCCCAGTCGGTCACCAAGGCAGATCTCGTCATGGTATTGATGCCCGATACGGTCCAGCCGTCGGTCTACAGGGAATCGATAGCCCCCAACCTGAAGCCTGGCATGGCCCTGGCCTTCGCTCACGGGTTTGCCGTCCACTACCATCAGATAGAGCCGCCGGAGGACGTGGACGTCTTCATGGTGGCTCCAAAGAGCCCGGGGCACATTGTGAGGCGTCTCTATACCCAGGGCAAGGGAACCCCGGGACTGTTGGCCGTCTACAACGATGCCACGGGATCCGCCAAGGATCTGGGACTGGCCTACGCCTCCGCCATAGGCTGCGGAAGGGCCGGGGTTATCGAGACCACCTTCGAGGAGGAGACGGAGACGGATCTTTTCGGGGAACAGGCGGTGCTCTGCGGAGGCGTCACGGAACTCATGAAGGCAGGTTTCGAGACCCTGGTGGAGGCGGGATATCAGCCGGAGATCGCCTACTTCGAGTGTCTCAACGAGATGAAGCTCATAGTCGATCTCATATACGAGGGAGGTCTCTCCTGGATGAGATACTCCATAAGCGACACCGCCGAGTACGGAGACATGGCGGCCGGCCCCAGGGTGATCGGATCGGAGTCTAGAGCGGCCATGAAGGAACTGCTTAGAGAGGTCCAGGACGGTAGCTTCGCAAAGGACTGGATCCTGGAAAATCAGACCGGTCGTCCGAGAATGAAAGCCTGGAGGAGAAGAGAGGCCTCTCAGCAGCTGGAGCGGGTAGGAGCAGATCTCAGGGACATGATGCCCTGGTTGGAGGCTAAAAAGGCCCCTAGATAG
- the ilvB gene encoding biosynthetic-type acetolactate synthase large subunit, whose product MKSSFTGADILIKTLESCGTDVAFGVPGGTVIPLYDSLYGSSIKHVLFRHEQGACFAAAGYARASGKVGLCIATSGPGALNTLTALADSQADSVPIVVLTGQVAGNLKGSDAFQEADLYGASLSMVKHSFSVERVEDLVPTVRSAFRLASSGRPGPVLVDLPVDVQRQSVIDGEQQVVERTFPGESFDQDGVSAILPILDMLDESERPVILAGGGATLSGASDELFRFASSRSIPVATSLMGKGAFPEDHRLSLGMAGMHGTVRANRALSRSDLVLVLGCRLGDRTTAKVSGFANGASIVHMDLDRAEIGKNIPVDLAVLSDLKRGLGILNGQPPGRSFEGWASRWYPPISKQVRPGGPLSPEEIMGTVRNRLSPEDVVTTDVGQHQMWGALFWKSLKPRTFLSSGGQGTMGFGLPAAIGASMAKPGRPVVCLSGDGSFLMNSQEMETAVRMELPVKIILFNNGSLGMVRQWQELFWNGRFSATVESPVCDFVALARAYGAQGLRALSRKDLDACLDRAFGYPGPSLIECPISDDFKVFPMVTPGGGLEDMLVEG is encoded by the coding sequence ATGAAGTCGTCCTTCACCGGAGCGGATATATTGATAAAGACCCTCGAGAGCTGCGGCACCGACGTGGCCTTCGGAGTTCCCGGGGGAACGGTTATACCTCTGTACGATTCCCTCTATGGGTCGTCGATAAAGCACGTCTTGTTTCGACACGAACAGGGGGCTTGCTTTGCCGCTGCCGGTTACGCCAGGGCCTCCGGCAAGGTCGGTCTATGTATAGCCACCTCGGGACCGGGAGCATTGAATACCTTGACGGCTCTGGCCGACTCCCAGGCGGACTCTGTTCCCATTGTCGTGTTGACTGGGCAGGTGGCGGGGAATCTCAAGGGCAGCGATGCTTTTCAGGAGGCAGACCTCTACGGAGCATCGTTGTCCATGGTCAAACACAGCTTTTCCGTCGAGAGGGTGGAGGACCTGGTTCCCACCGTTCGATCCGCTTTTCGACTCGCCTCCTCCGGTCGTCCCGGACCGGTCCTGGTCGATCTCCCGGTTGACGTTCAACGTCAGAGTGTTATCGATGGAGAACAACAGGTAGTAGAGAGGACCTTTCCCGGAGAGAGTTTCGACCAGGATGGGGTTTCGGCGATCCTTCCTATTCTGGATATGTTGGACGAATCGGAGCGACCGGTGATACTGGCCGGAGGAGGGGCCACCCTCTCCGGAGCCTCCGACGAGTTATTTCGCTTCGCCTCCTCTCGCTCCATCCCTGTGGCCACCAGCCTGATGGGCAAAGGGGCTTTCCCGGAAGACCATCGTCTCTCCCTGGGCATGGCGGGAATGCACGGGACGGTAAGGGCCAACAGGGCCCTGTCTCGGTCCGATCTGGTGCTGGTGCTGGGCTGTCGGCTCGGAGACAGGACCACCGCCAAGGTCTCCGGTTTTGCAAATGGCGCCTCTATAGTACATATGGATCTGGACAGAGCGGAGATAGGAAAAAATATCCCTGTTGATCTGGCAGTTCTGTCCGATCTCAAGAGAGGGTTGGGGATATTGAACGGCCAGCCTCCCGGACGTTCTTTCGAGGGCTGGGCCTCCCGGTGGTATCCTCCGATATCCAAGCAGGTCAGGCCTGGCGGACCTCTATCTCCCGAAGAGATAATGGGCACGGTTCGCAATAGGCTTTCCCCGGAGGATGTCGTGACTACCGATGTAGGACAGCATCAGATGTGGGGAGCTCTCTTCTGGAAGTCCCTGAAGCCGAGGACCTTTCTCTCTTCCGGTGGCCAGGGCACCATGGGATTCGGGTTGCCCGCCGCCATAGGTGCCTCCATGGCCAAGCCGGGGAGACCGGTGGTCTGTCTCTCCGGAGATGGAAGTTTTTTAATGAACTCTCAGGAGATGGAGACCGCCGTTCGCATGGAGTTGCCGGTCAAGATAATCCTGTTCAACAACGGTTCCCTGGGAATGGTCCGCCAATGGCAGGAGCTTTTCTGGAATGGGAGGTTCAGTGCCACGGTGGAAAGCCCGGTCTGTGACTTCGTAGCCCTGGCCAGGGCTTACGGGGCTCAGGGATTAAGGGCTTTGTCAAGGAAGGATCTGGATGCCTGTCTCGACAGGGCCTTCGGATATCCCGGGCCGAGTCTCATAGAATGTCCCATCAGCGACGACTTCAAGGTCTTTCCCATGGTGACTCCCGGAGGTGGACTGGAGGATATGTTGGTTGAAGGTTGA
- a CDS encoding ABC transporter permease, which yields MFLKYYHVKLLEALLQHLLIVGISVPIAISISLPLGIWISSRPRIARLVIYGSSILMTVPSLALFGIMVALLASVKMGLGMVPAVLAISIYSLLPITRNTYTALNGVSPAIIEAATGIGLSRMQVLWKVRIPLALPVIMAGIRLAVVMGISVAAFASLVGAGGLGGFIFSGIARSNIMMVGAGALSVALLGILANWLLLRFETIVTPKGLSPED from the coding sequence ATGTTTTTAAAGTACTATCACGTAAAGCTTCTAGAGGCTCTTCTTCAACATCTCCTCATAGTTGGAATAAGCGTTCCCATAGCGATCTCCATCAGCCTTCCCCTGGGGATATGGATATCATCTCGTCCCAGAATAGCCCGTTTAGTCATATACGGTTCCAGCATCTTGATGACCGTACCCAGCCTGGCACTTTTCGGCATAATGGTGGCCCTTCTTGCATCCGTCAAGATGGGGCTAGGGATGGTCCCGGCCGTCTTGGCCATATCCATATATTCCCTTCTTCCCATAACGAGAAACACCTATACCGCCTTGAACGGAGTGTCTCCGGCGATCATCGAGGCCGCTACGGGAATCGGTCTTTCAAGGATGCAGGTTCTCTGGAAGGTCCGCATACCTCTGGCCCTGCCGGTGATAATGGCCGGGATCCGTCTCGCCGTAGTCATGGGGATCAGCGTGGCCGCTTTTGCTTCGCTTGTCGGAGCCGGCGGGTTGGGTGGTTTTATCTTTTCTGGGATAGCCCGTTCGAACATAATGATGGTGGGAGCCGGAGCTCTGTCGGTTGCTCTCTTGGGGATATTGGCCAACTGGCTTTTGCTGCGTTTCGAGACGATAGTAACCCCTAAGGGCTTATCGCCAGAAGATTAG